The following proteins are co-located in the bacterium genome:
- a CDS encoding stage V sporulation protein S has translation MDVLKVAAKSNPTAVAGALAGVVREKGTAELQAIGAAAINQAVKAIAIARGYVAPSGLDLVCVPAFADVQIDGEDRTAIKLIVSPR, from the coding sequence ATGGACGTGCTCAAGGTCGCTGCCAAATCGAACCCGACGGCTGTTGCTGGTGCGCTGGCCGGTGTCGTTCGGGAAAAAGGAACTGCAGAACTGCAGGCGATCGGTGCGGCGGCGATCAATCAGGCCGTGAAAGCGATCGCGATCGCGCGCGGTTATGTCGCCCCGAGTGGACTCGATCTGGTGTGCGTGCCGGCGTTCGCGGACGTGCAGATCGACGGCGAGGATCGCACCGCGATCAAGCTGATCGTATCCCCGCGGTAG
- a CDS encoding TIGR00282 family metallophosphoesterase, producing the protein MNILFVGDIVGKPGRRILAQVLPDLRRESSVDLVIANGENSAGGFGITRETFEEIVACGVDVVTGGNHTWQAREVVGLLDSELQLLRPANYPAGTPGRGSGVFRPSKGRGGPAVAVLNLQGRVFMEPLDSPFRIGWEQVEVLRRETPVIVIDMHAEATSEKAALAWYLDGRVSAVLGTHTHVQTADERILPSGTAFITDAGMTGPRDSIIGMGREEVLQRFLTLLPTRFDVAKGPAQLNAVLLEIDGETGRTRAIERINRFGA; encoded by the coding sequence GTGAACATTCTCTTCGTGGGAGACATTGTCGGGAAGCCGGGCCGGCGGATTCTGGCGCAGGTGCTCCCCGATCTGCGGCGGGAATCGTCCGTGGACCTGGTGATCGCCAACGGAGAAAACTCCGCGGGCGGGTTCGGGATCACCCGCGAGACGTTCGAAGAGATCGTGGCCTGCGGGGTCGACGTCGTGACGGGTGGGAATCATACCTGGCAGGCCCGCGAAGTGGTGGGCCTGCTGGACAGCGAGCTGCAGTTGCTCCGCCCGGCGAACTATCCCGCGGGGACGCCGGGCCGAGGCAGCGGGGTGTTCCGCCCCTCCAAGGGACGGGGCGGCCCGGCGGTGGCGGTCCTCAACCTGCAGGGGCGGGTGTTCATGGAACCCCTCGACTCGCCGTTTCGGATTGGGTGGGAACAGGTCGAGGTCCTCCGGCGCGAGACGCCGGTGATCGTGATCGATATGCACGCCGAGGCGACCTCCGAAAAAGCGGCGTTGGCCTGGTATCTGGACGGCCGCGTCTCCGCAGTCCTGGGCACGCATACCCACGTGCAGACCGCGGATGAGCGGATCCTGCCGAGCGGGACCGCGTTCATCACGGACGCGGGCATGACCGGCCCACGCGATTCGATCATCGGCATGGGCCGCGAGGAAGTCCTCCAGCGGTTTCTCACGCTGCTGCCGACCCGGTTCGATGTCGCCAAGGGTCCGGCGCAACTGAACGCGGTGCTCCTTGAGATCGACGGGGAGACCGGCCGCACCCGAGCGATCGAACGGATCAACCGGTTCGGCGCGTAG